A segment of the Niveibacterium umoris genome:
TCTCGCGGGGGCATGCCACAACAGACAGGCGACTTGCTCGTTTTACTTGAAGGAATAGCTCGCCGAGGCGTAGTAGGTGCGGCCACGCGGGTCGGTGTAGGTCGGGTCGTAGGTCGACAGGAAGTAGTACGACTGGTTCGAGAACGGCGGAGCGGTGTTGAACAGGTTGATGATGCCCGCGCGCAGCTTGAACGACTTGCTAGGAATCCAGGTGCCGACAAGGTCCCAGGTCGAGTATTCGGAGACGTCGCGCGGTGGCAGCAGAGCCCCATCGCCGCCGGCCGCATTCGGGTCAACCGCCTTGTTGTGGTCGGTGTAGCCGGACGAGTAGCTGTTGGCGAGCGTCAGCCCGAACTGCGCCAGCTCCCAGTCGAAGGAGAGGCGGTGGCGCCACTTCTGCACCACCTGATCGACCAGGAACTTGCCGACGTTATCGACGAACTCTTCCGAGCCGAACTGGCGCTTGTACTCCAGCACCCAGGTTCCGGAGAAGTTCATCCCGAAACGGCCGTAAGCCGTTGCGCTGCTGCGCCAGGAACCCTCGAAATCAAGGCCTGAGGTCCTCAATTCACCCTGATTCTGCTTTTGCAGAATCATGTTGGCGATGAAGCCGTCGCTGTCGCGAGTAACGTACTTGGCTTCGTACTTGTCGAGGTTCTCTAGGATGATCTCTTCGGCAAGGCCGCTGATGATGTCCTTCTTCTTGATGTTCCAGTAGTCGACGCTGACAGTGGCGTTGCGTGCGGGTTCGAACACGAAGCCGGCCGAGAACTGGCGCGATTTTTCGGGCTTCAGATCCGGGTTCGCACGGCGTTCGACCGGCACCTGATCGGTACAGTCGACCAGGACATTGCCCGCCGCCACGCAGCCCGGATCAGGCAGGATCGCCGAGCTGCTACCAAACGAGGTGGGGCGATACAGTTCGCTGAACGTGGGGGCACGGAAACCGGTGCCCGCCGAGCCGCGCACCAGCAGCGACTTGGAAGGCTGCCAGCGCAAGCCGAGCTTCGGGTTCACCGTACTGCCCACATCGCTGTAGTTGTCGTAGCGCAGGGCGAACTGTGCTTCCACCTGCTTGGTGAACGGTGCGCTCAACTCGGCGAACACGCTGCTGATGTTGCGGCTGTTGGAGGTGGCCTCCAGCGTCGCGCCGCTGCTGCTGCGGTCTCCGGCGATATTGTTCGAGTTGAGTAGAGCCGACGGGGTGAACTCCGCCTTTTCGCGCCGGAACTCGAAGCCCGCAGCGAGATTCAGGTCACCGCCTTCAAGCGCCATCAACGCGCCGCTGATCTTGCCGTCGATGCTGGTCGTTTCGCCTTTGGACTCGCGACTGACCTCATTGACCTTGAGCGAGTTGATCAGCGATTTGCCCGCCGCGGGTGAAGCGCCAAAGGGGTTGATCTGGCCCGCCTTGATGCCGGCGACAAACTCGTTGTACAGGAAGTAGCCGTCGACCATGCGGTCGCTGGTCTCGTTGCTGGCGTAGTTCAGCCCGACGTCATAGTCCCAGTTGCCAACGCCGCCGTTGATTGCAAAGACAATCCGCTGCGCATCGGATACCACTTCGTTGCTGCGGTTGCCGCCTTCGGTCACGCGCTGCCGTAGCTCCACGTTGCCGGTGGTCGGCAGTGCGCGGCTCCCCAGCCATCCATTCACCACCGATACCGGCACACCGGTCACGGCCAGCGGGTTCGGGCTTGCTACATAGGTGGTGGTGGTCTGGTTCTTCATCACCTCCAGCGAGATATCGGTCCGCTCGCCCATGCGATATACGCCGCGGCCAAGGAAGCCGAGCTTTTCAGACTCCGGGTAGATCTCGGTGTCCTGCATGTAGTCGTAGCTGCAACCCTGCGACACCTGATTGGCGGCATACACGGTGGCCGGCGGGTTGCACTTGGGCGAGAACGGGTTGATCGTGCGTTCGGTAATCGGCTCGCCACCGATCAGGTAACCCGCAGCCTGCAGGTCGGCGCGTTGCGCCTTCGATAGCCGGATGTTGGCCGGGTCGGTGCGGCTCGACATGTAGAAGGGCAGGTTGGTTGCCAGCGGCCGCTCTTTCAGGAACTCGCGCTGGGTCGAGCGCAGGCTGTCGAGCTTCTGTGCATCGAACACGCCAAAGACATTGAAGCGATCGGTGTTGAGGTTGCCGTATCCGCCACCGATCGATGCCGCCGTCTTGCCGGCGCCACCTTCTTCGGTTGCCGAGGCATACACGTTCACGTCCGCCCCGATGTAGTCCTTGCGGGTGATGAAGTTGATCACGCCGCCGATTGCATCAGTACCGTAGATGGCCGATGCGCCGTCCTTGAGGACGTCGACGCGCTCGATCGCGCCGGCCGGAATGTTGTTCAGGTCGACACCGGCGCTGTCACCGGGCGACGCGAAGTTCGCCATACGGCGACCATTGAGCAACACCAGCGTGCTCGATACACCGATGCCGCGCAGGTTTGCACCGTTGAAGCCGCGCTGGCCGCCGGTGTTGTCGGTAATGCTGGCGCCATCGGTGAGCGGGGCGTTGTTCGCGCTGATGATCTTCATCAGTTCGGCGGCGGTCGTGGCGCCGCTCTTGATGATGTCTTCCTTTTTGATCATCTGGACCGGCAGAGCCGTTTCGCCCTCGATGCGCTTGATGCTCGAGCCGGTGACCTGGATCTTGTCCACCTTGGCCACCTCTTCGGCGTGTGCGCTGACGGCGCCGAGGCTGACGGCCAGTGCCACCGCTTGGGCGCACGGGGTCAATCGGAACGGTGCTGCACGCCGCTTGGGCATGCGCTGCTGGGCTTGGGTCATGCTGGCTTACCTCTCTCAGATGTTTCGTGCTGTCGGGTCCGGGCATTTTTCTTCGCCCATTCAGCCCGTTTGAGCGGGCATGGCGTTGCAGTCTAGGGAGGCAGCCGGGCTTTGCGAACGGGGTGAAGTACCCGCCGTCGCAAGGTGGCAAGTTAGGGTCGCAATCCGTAAAACGCGAAAAAACCGGCTTGCCACAAAGCGACATCGACTTGCCAGCTTTCACAAACCGCGGGCACCGGCGTGGAAAACCGGGCGCGTTCGGTGCGACCATCGCTTCCCGATGCGGTCGTGGCAAGACCGCGCCTTTGAATGCTCATGATGATCCGAATCCAGACCCTGATGCGCTGTGCCCTGCCGTTGGCGATGCTGGCGAGCGGTGCTGCAAACGCTGCCGATGCGCTGCCGGCAACGGGCTATGCGGTGCCTATTGGTGGTGCGCTCAAGTTTGACAACGAGGCCGTGTGGGCACGCCTGGTCGAGTTGGCGGGCGGGCCGGGCGCGCGTTTCGTCGTGCTCGCGACAGCCGCCGGCAACCCGCAACGATCGGGCAAGCAGATTGCCGATGCGCTGACGCGCCGCGGTGCGCAGGTGGATGTGCTGCCCGTTGCGCCGCGGCTCGAAGGCTTCGATGCCGAACAGGCGGTGCGCGATCCGGCCTTGGTCGAGCGGGTGCGCGCCGCGCGCGGCGTGTTCTTTTCCGGCGGTGCGCAGGAACGCATTGTCGATACGCTGGCACCGGGCGGCCAGGAATCGCCGCTGCTCGCCGCGATCCGTGATCTGCACCGTCGTGGTGGCGTCGTCGCCGGCACCAGTGCTGGTGCAGCGATCATGAGCAGCGTGATGTTCCGCGACGCGCAAGATGTGATGGGCATCCTGAAAGGGCGCCTTCGCGAGGGACAGGAAATCGATCGCGGGCTGGGCTTCGTTGGCCCGTCCCTGTTCGTCGACCAGCACTTCCTCAAGCGCGGGCGTGTCGGTCGCATGCTGCCCTTGATGCTTGCCAGGGGATACAAGCTCGGTATCGGCGTCGAAGAAAACTCCGCGGCCGTCGTTCACGGCGACCAGATCGAAGTTCTGGGCGGCAAGGGCGCGCTGCTGGTCGACCTGCACGATGCGACCCAGGATGCCTCGCAAGGCGTCTTCAACCTGCGTGGCGCGCGGATCAGCTATCTCGATCGGGGCGATCGCTACGACATGGCGACCCGCACCGTGCTGCCGTCGCAGGCGAAGCTGTCCGACCACAAGGTGGATCCGAATGCCGCCGACTTCAAGCCGTTCTTCGCCAATGATCCGTTCTACCTCGACATCCTTGGCGACAGCGCGATCGTCAACGCGATGGGGAATCTGATCGATAACGCGGGTCGCGAGGTGTTCGGCCTGGCCTATGACATGCGGCCAAAAGCGGATGACCCGCGTCCGGAGCTCGGCTTCGAGTTTCGGCTTTACAAGAAGGCTGACAGTGTGGGCTGGTTCACCGGCAGTTTCGGTGGCGAGGACTACACCGTTGCCAACCTCTACCTCGACGTGACGCCGGTGCGCGTGAAGCAACCGCTCTACACGCCGTGGCACAAGTGAATTGCAAGCTCCGCACAACCCCCGCCGGGAACGATTGATCCATGCAGATACGTAAGCACCCCCTGACCGCCGCAACCCCGGGAGTCGTGAGCGAGTTGCCGAGCTTGCATTTCGGTGCGCCGGGCAGCGGGCAGAAGGTCTATATCCAGGCGTCGCTGCACGCCGACGAAATCCCGGCCATGCTGGTTGCGCATCACCTGCGTCAGCGCTTCGAGACGCTGGAGCGCGATGGCAGGATCAAGGGCGAGATCGTGCTGGTGCCGATGGCGAACCCGCTCGGTCTGTCGCAAACCCTGCTGCATGTACCGCAGGGGCGTTTCGATTTTTCAACCGGTGAGAACTTCAACCGATACTACCCCGACTTCGCGCAGCAGGTGGGCGATGCGGTCGAGGCATCGCTGGGTTCCGATCCGGCGACCAACGTCCTGCGGGTGCGCGAGGCGTTGCGCGCTGCGGTGGCGACGATGCCGGTCGACACCAATCTAGCCAGCCTGCGGCGAACACTGTACGGCCTGGCCTGCGATGCCGATGTCGTGCTGGACCTGCATTGCGATACCGAAGCGGTGCTGCACATGTATACCGGCACGCCGCTGTGGTCGCAAGCCGAAGCGCTGGCACGCCATCTCGGTGCCGAGCTCACGCTGCTGGCCACCGAGTCGGGCGATGCGCCGTTCGATGAAGCCTGCTCGCAACTGTGGTGGTTGCTCGCCGAGCGGTGGAAAGGGCGTTTCCCGATCCCGCTGGCCTGTCTGTCAGTCACCGTAGAACTGCGGGGCTTCGCCGATGTCCGCCATGAGGCGGCGATTGCCGACGCCGAGGCCATCATCCGCTTCCTGGCAACGCGCGGCATCGTCGATC
Coding sequences within it:
- a CDS encoding succinylglutamate desuccinylase/aspartoacylase family protein, yielding MQIRKHPLTAATPGVVSELPSLHFGAPGSGQKVYIQASLHADEIPAMLVAHHLRQRFETLERDGRIKGEIVLVPMANPLGLSQTLLHVPQGRFDFSTGENFNRYYPDFAQQVGDAVEASLGSDPATNVLRVREALRAAVATMPVDTNLASLRRTLYGLACDADVVLDLHCDTEAVLHMYTGTPLWSQAEALARHLGAELTLLATESGDAPFDEACSQLWWLLAERWKGRFPIPLACLSVTVELRGFADVRHEAAIADAEAIIRFLATRGIVDLEVASVPPLLREPMPLAGSMPVHATHGGVLVFLRECGAEVLRGEVIAEVIDPLSAQVTPLCAPVDGLLYARDNRRFATAGMRIAKVAGREALRSGKLLSA
- a CDS encoding cyanophycinase translates to MMIRIQTLMRCALPLAMLASGAANAADALPATGYAVPIGGALKFDNEAVWARLVELAGGPGARFVVLATAAGNPQRSGKQIADALTRRGAQVDVLPVAPRLEGFDAEQAVRDPALVERVRAARGVFFSGGAQERIVDTLAPGGQESPLLAAIRDLHRRGGVVAGTSAGAAIMSSVMFRDAQDVMGILKGRLREGQEIDRGLGFVGPSLFVDQHFLKRGRVGRMLPLMLARGYKLGIGVEENSAAVVHGDQIEVLGGKGALLVDLHDATQDASQGVFNLRGARISYLDRGDRYDMATRTVLPSQAKLSDHKVDPNAADFKPFFANDPFYLDILGDSAIVNAMGNLIDNAGREVFGLAYDMRPKADDPRPELGFEFRLYKKADSVGWFTGSFGGEDYTVANLYLDVTPVRVKQPLYTPWHK
- a CDS encoding TonB-dependent receptor produces the protein MTQAQQRMPKRRAAPFRLTPCAQAVALAVSLGAVSAHAEEVAKVDKIQVTGSSIKRIEGETALPVQMIKKEDIIKSGATTAAELMKIISANNAPLTDGASITDNTGGQRGFNGANLRGIGVSSTLVLLNGRRMANFASPGDSAGVDLNNIPAGAIERVDVLKDGASAIYGTDAIGGVINFITRKDYIGADVNVYASATEEGGAGKTAASIGGGYGNLNTDRFNVFGVFDAQKLDSLRSTQREFLKERPLATNLPFYMSSRTDPANIRLSKAQRADLQAAGYLIGGEPITERTINPFSPKCNPPATVYAANQVSQGCSYDYMQDTEIYPESEKLGFLGRGVYRMGERTDISLEVMKNQTTTTYVASPNPLAVTGVPVSVVNGWLGSRALPTTGNVELRQRVTEGGNRSNEVVSDAQRIVFAINGGVGNWDYDVGLNYASNETSDRMVDGYFLYNEFVAGIKAGQINPFGASPAAGKSLINSLKVNEVSRESKGETTSIDGKISGALMALEGGDLNLAAGFEFRREKAEFTPSALLNSNNIAGDRSSSGATLEATSNSRNISSVFAELSAPFTKQVEAQFALRYDNYSDVGSTVNPKLGLRWQPSKSLLVRGSAGTGFRAPTFSELYRPTSFGSSSAILPDPGCVAAGNVLVDCTDQVPVERRANPDLKPEKSRQFSAGFVFEPARNATVSVDYWNIKKKDIISGLAEEIILENLDKYEAKYVTRDSDGFIANMILQKQNQGELRTSGLDFEGSWRSSATAYGRFGMNFSGTWVLEYKRQFGSEEFVDNVGKFLVDQVVQKWRHRLSFDWELAQFGLTLANSYSSGYTDHNKAVDPNAAGGDGALLPPRDVSEYSTWDLVGTWIPSKSFKLRAGIINLFNTAPPFSNQSYYFLSTYDPTYTDPRGRTYYASASYSFK